One Gossypium hirsutum isolate 1008001.06 chromosome A11, Gossypium_hirsutum_v2.1, whole genome shotgun sequence genomic window carries:
- the LOC107923313 gene encoding TPD1 protein homolog 1, whose amino-acid sequence MNRRLLLVLLSSVSTAVLFLFLIVQFPGESGSFGLKLMGLRIKQGNNTFSALHRKLLHGTTMKEPNRLPGEKCTKADIVINQGATRPLPTGIPTYTVEIMNICVTGCDISGIHLNCGWFSSARLINPKTFRRLRYNDCLVNDGKPLINGGTVSFQYANTFLYPLSVSRVICS is encoded by the exons ATGAATCGGCGACTCCTTTTGGTACTACTGTCCTCGGTTTCCACCGCCGTATTATTCCTCTTCCTCATCGTGCAATTTCCAG GTGAGAGTGGTTCATTCGGGTTGAAGTTGATGGGACTGAGGATCAAGCAAGGAAACAACACATTTTCTGCACTACATCGCAAGCTTCTTCATG GGACAACAATGAAGGAACCGAACCGACTTCCAGGGGAGAAGTGTACCAAGGCAGATATAGTGATCAACCAGGGAGCCACTCGGCCACTCCCCACTGGCATCCCGACCTACACCGTCGAGATCATGAACATCTGCGTTACCGGCTGCGACATCTCTGGAATTCACTTAAACTGCGGCTGGTTTAGCTCCGCCCGTCTCATCAACCCCAAAACGTTCAGACGCCTTCGCTACAACGACTGCCTCGTGAACGACGGGAAACCATTGATCAATGGTGGAACAGTCTCCTTTCAATACGCCAACACCTTCCTTTACCCTCTTTCTGTCTCCCGCGTCATTTGTTCTTAA